The following coding sequences are from one bacterium SCSIO 12741 window:
- a CDS encoding DnaJ domain-containing protein, whose translation MLQRHFRTLEIKPTTDKKVIKNAYRKLAKKYHPDISKVPDAHERFVEITLAYEKILERLDRPAPRVNRQSTQTKRQQYRDHIRKQQRRRRDPRKRAERYAKMNYSQFEEAQPKPPPFHGRIESFLDFAHLCFYTRYSIAFTLGKL comes from the coding sequence ATGCTACAACGCCATTTCAGAACCCTTGAAATAAAACCAACTACCGATAAAAAGGTGATCAAAAACGCCTATCGGAAATTGGCGAAGAAATACCATCCAGACATCAGCAAAGTTCCCGACGCACATGAACGCTTTGTGGAAATTACCTTGGCTTATGAAAAAATCCTGGAACGTCTGGATCGTCCTGCGCCGCGCGTAAACAGACAATCAACTCAAACAAAAAGGCAACAATACCGGGATCATATTCGAAAACAGCAACGTCGACGTAGAGATCCGCGCAAACGGGCTGAGCGCTATGCCAAAATGAACTACTCGCAGTTTGAAGAAGCTCAACCCAAACCTCCCCCTTTCCATGGGCGAATAGAATCATTTTTGGATTTTGCGCACTTATGTTTCTATACCCGGTATTCTATAGCTTTTACTCTGGGGAAATTATAA
- a CDS encoding type II/IV secretion system protein: MDSGLARDYRVIPVGQGDGTLRCCSDLSESELWEELEILLGKSVEVEQVDTDQMEWMLSKYYRKQEGRSAISVSVRNPETFLDDLIGEAKGLNSSDIHIESYEKKCRVRFRIDGHLMEKYAIPKNDYPALINKIKIKSNLDIAEKRLPQDGRIEYDNHGVKFDIRVSVLPTLYGEKVVMRLLNNDATNIDLDTLGMRDLEKDYYREAIRKPSGIVLISGPTGSGKTTTLYATLKLLNKENLNVVTVEDPIEYTLPGINQVQVKESIGLSFASALRSFLRQDPDVIMLGEIRDAETANMAIRAALTGHLVLSTVHTNSAWGTISRLRDMGVPAFLLSGTLNASIAQRLVRKLCPHCKREEAFDLKKFPLAYKPPRILQHIHQPVGCIHCHHSGYQGRLALYEIIPVYRELVESIKNNENNISDYLLKWKIKSLSDNAFDALESGITSLDEVYPYLTHNH, encoded by the coding sequence ATGGATTCTGGATTGGCTCGTGACTACCGGGTAATTCCTGTAGGTCAGGGCGATGGAACGCTGCGTTGCTGTAGTGATTTGAGTGAATCTGAGCTGTGGGAAGAGCTGGAAATCCTATTGGGTAAATCGGTTGAAGTAGAGCAGGTAGATACCGATCAGATGGAATGGATGCTTTCGAAATATTACCGGAAGCAGGAGGGAAGGTCGGCCATTTCGGTTTCGGTTAGAAATCCGGAAACTTTTTTGGACGATCTTATTGGTGAGGCCAAGGGATTAAATAGTTCAGATATCCACATCGAAAGTTATGAGAAGAAATGCCGGGTACGTTTCCGTATCGATGGACACTTGATGGAAAAATATGCAATTCCAAAGAATGACTACCCGGCGCTAATCAATAAGATTAAAATCAAATCCAACCTGGATATTGCCGAGAAACGACTGCCTCAGGATGGACGAATTGAATACGACAACCACGGAGTTAAGTTTGATATTAGGGTATCGGTATTACCCACGCTGTATGGCGAAAAGGTGGTGATGCGTTTGTTGAACAACGACGCAACCAATATCGATTTGGATACCCTCGGTATGCGTGATTTGGAAAAAGATTACTACCGGGAGGCTATTCGTAAACCCAGCGGGATAGTTCTAATCAGTGGTCCTACAGGCTCGGGAAAAACGACCACACTGTATGCTACACTGAAGCTTTTGAATAAAGAAAACCTGAATGTGGTTACCGTTGAAGACCCCATTGAATACACACTTCCTGGAATCAATCAGGTACAGGTAAAGGAATCCATTGGATTGAGCTTTGCCAGTGCCTTACGGTCTTTTTTGAGGCAGGATCCGGATGTGATTATGCTGGGGGAGATTCGGGATGCTGAAACGGCTAATATGGCCATCCGTGCTGCACTTACCGGGCACCTCGTTTTATCAACAGTGCATACCAATTCTGCTTGGGGAACCATTTCCCGATTACGTGATATGGGCGTACCGGCCTTTTTGCTGTCCGGAACGTTAAATGCTTCCATTGCCCAGCGATTGGTTCGAAAACTCTGCCCCCATTGCAAACGGGAAGAGGCTTTTGATTTAAAGAAATTTCCGCTTGCCTACAAACCACCGCGGATCTTGCAACACATTCATCAACCGGTGGGCTGTATTCATTGCCACCATAGCGGCTATCAAGGAAGATTGGCCCTGTACGAAATTATTCCGGTATACCGAGAATTGGTAGAATCGATCAAGAACAACGAAAACAACATAAGCGATTACCTCCTTAAATGGAAGATCAAATCCTTGTCAGATAACGCATTTGACGCTCTTGAGTCAGGTATAACCAGCCTGGATGAGGTCTATCCTTATTTAACCCATAACCACTAA